Part of the Prevotella communis genome is shown below.
CTTGCTCAATCTTACTCATTTCTGCCATAGTTATTATATTTAAAAGTTACTTTAATTTGGGGTTGGAGAGATGTCTTTTTGCGTCTCTTTTCGTCTTTTTCTCGATGGATTTCTGGAGCTCTTCGGTCAAATTGATGCCTGTTTGGTTGGCCAGACAGAGCAATACCCACAGCACGTCAGCCATCTCTTCACCCAGGGCAGCCTTTCCGTTGTCGGCCTTTCGGGGGTCTGACGCTTTCCACGACTGTTCGCCATAGCGACGACTGATCACGCGGGCC
Proteins encoded:
- a CDS encoding nucleotide pyrophosphohydrolase, with protein sequence MTIQEAQNTVDEWIKAYGVRYFSELTNMAVLTEEVGELARVISRRYGEQSWKASDPRKADNGKAALGEEMADVLWVLLCLANQTGINLTEELQKSIEKKTKRDAKRHLSNPKLK